The following coding sequences are from one Streptomyces sp. NBC_00536 window:
- a CDS encoding DUF6243 family protein has translation MTVSKNINNPIGQGGGQRKRLSRAERQNNGPHRNLDRQGAADQKAELVRKMREKAAAAEGDEQAGAGQAGAGQAGDDAAQS, from the coding sequence ATGACCGTGAGCAAGAACATCAACAACCCCATCGGCCAGGGCGGCGGCCAGCGCAAGAGGCTGTCCCGTGCCGAACGGCAGAACAACGGTCCGCACCGCAACCTCGACCGCCAGGGTGCGGCCGACCAGAAGGCGGAGCTGGTGCGCAAGATGCGCGAGAAGGCGGCCGCCGCTGAGGGTGACGAGCAGGCGGGTGCCGGGCAGGCGGGTGCCGGGCAGGCGGGCGATGACGCCGCACAGAGCTGA
- the cpt gene encoding chloramphenicol phosphotransferase CPT: protein MVTQVIVLNGGSSSGKSGIARSLQVVLPDPWLTLGVDTLIEAMPVAMTESDAGIEFAPDGDIVVGPEFRTLEEAWITGVVAMARAGARVIVDEVFLGGPDSQERWRRALGELPVLWVGVRCDAGVAAGREAARGDRVGGMAAAQAEAVHRGVVYDLEVDTSSTGSVECARIIAARIS from the coding sequence ATGGTGACCCAGGTGATCGTTCTCAATGGTGGTTCCAGTTCCGGCAAGTCCGGGATCGCGCGGAGTCTGCAAGTCGTCCTGCCGGATCCGTGGCTGACCCTCGGGGTCGACACGCTGATCGAGGCGATGCCCGTGGCCATGACGGAGTCCGATGCCGGGATCGAGTTCGCCCCGGACGGCGACATCGTCGTCGGGCCGGAGTTCAGGACGTTGGAAGAGGCCTGGATCACGGGGGTCGTCGCGATGGCGCGGGCGGGGGCCCGGGTCATCGTCGACGAGGTCTTCCTCGGCGGGCCGGACTCGCAGGAGCGCTGGCGCCGGGCCCTCGGCGAGCTGCCGGTGCTGTGGGTCGGCGTGCGGTGTGACGCCGGGGTCGCCGCGGGCCGGGAGGCGGCGCGCGGCGACCGGGTCGGCGGGATGGCCGCCGCTCAGGCCGAGGCGGTCCACCGGGGCGTGGTCTACGACCTGGAGGTGGACACCTCGTCCACCGGGTCGGTGGAGTGCGCGCGGATCATCGCCGCGCGGATCTCTTGA
- a CDS encoding DUF58 domain-containing protein, which translates to MALTGRAALVAALGALPVGLLEPGWTGILAVNGPLALACAVDYALAAPVRTLRLARSGDTSVRLGESAEVHLSVTNPGGRTLRARIRDAWPPSSWLPGTEAAASRHALTVPAGERRRVTTRLRPSRRGDRHADRVTIRSYGPLGLMARQGSHVVPWTVRVLPPFTSRKHLPSRLARLRELDGRTSVLTRGEGTEFDSLRDYVPGDDTRSIDWRATARQNKVAVRTWRPERDRHILICLDTGRTSAGRVGDAPRLDSAMDAALLLAALATRAGDRVDLLAHDRRTRAQVQGRPAGDVLPAFVNAMAPLEPELVETDSRSLVSTILRGAPRRSLVVLLTSLDAAPIEEGLLPLLPSLTQRHTVLLASVADPHIAEMTTARGTVDAVYEAAAGTQTRAQRRRTADQLSRHGVHVVDATPDTLAPALADAYLALKAAGRL; encoded by the coding sequence ATGGCCCTCACCGGACGCGCCGCCCTGGTGGCGGCCCTCGGCGCGCTCCCCGTCGGCCTGCTCGAACCGGGCTGGACGGGGATCCTCGCCGTCAACGGACCCCTGGCACTGGCCTGCGCCGTCGACTACGCCCTCGCCGCTCCGGTGCGCACCCTGCGGCTCGCCCGCTCCGGCGACACCTCGGTGCGCCTGGGCGAGAGCGCCGAGGTCCACCTCAGCGTCACCAACCCCGGCGGACGGACCCTGCGCGCCCGGATCCGCGACGCGTGGCCCCCGAGCAGCTGGCTCCCCGGAACCGAGGCCGCCGCGTCCCGGCACGCCCTGACCGTCCCCGCGGGCGAACGCCGCCGGGTCACCACCCGGCTGCGCCCCTCCCGGCGCGGCGACCGCCACGCCGACCGCGTCACCATCCGCTCGTACGGCCCGCTCGGCCTGATGGCCCGCCAGGGCAGCCACGTCGTCCCCTGGACGGTCCGCGTCCTGCCGCCCTTCACCAGCCGCAAGCACCTGCCGTCCCGGCTCGCCCGGCTGCGCGAACTCGACGGCCGCACCAGCGTGCTGACGCGCGGTGAGGGAACCGAGTTCGACAGCCTGCGGGACTACGTACCCGGCGACGACACCCGCTCCATCGACTGGCGCGCCACCGCCCGCCAGAACAAGGTCGCCGTCCGCACCTGGCGCCCGGAGCGCGACCGGCACATCCTGATCTGCCTGGACACCGGCCGCACCTCCGCGGGCCGCGTCGGCGACGCCCCGCGCCTGGACTCCGCGATGGACGCGGCCCTGCTGCTGGCCGCCCTCGCCACCCGCGCGGGCGACCGCGTGGACCTGCTGGCCCACGACCGCCGCACCCGCGCCCAGGTCCAGGGCCGCCCGGCCGGCGACGTCCTGCCCGCCTTCGTGAACGCGATGGCCCCGCTGGAGCCCGAGCTCGTCGAGACGGACTCCCGCAGCCTGGTCTCCACCATCCTGCGCGGCGCCCCGCGCCGCTCCCTGGTGGTCCTGCTGACCAGCCTGGACGCCGCCCCCATCGAGGAGGGCCTGCTCCCGCTGCTGCCCAGCCTCACCCAGCGCCACACGGTCCTGCTGGCCTCGGTCGCCGATCCGCACATCGCGGAGATGACCACGGCCCGCGGCACGGTCGACGCGGTCTACGAGGCCGCCGCGGGCACCCAGACCCGTGCCCAGCGCCGCCGCACCGCCGACCAGCTCTCCCGGCACGGCGTCCACGTCGTCGACGCCACCCCCGACACCCTGGCCCCGGCCCTCGCCGACGCCTACCTCGCCCTCAAGGCCGCCGGCCGCCTCTGA
- a CDS encoding RDD family protein codes for MSDLVTGDAVVLGLRPARVPSRGLAFVLDLVVYFTGYQLINIGLIFAVASLDTAATAAVLVGAFLLFMIGVPIAVETLSHGRSLGKLACGLRVVRDDGGPIRFRHALVRGAMGAVELLGTSGIVACIASLVSERGRRLGDVFAGTLVVRERVPGARLQPVPPPPPGLAGRFTGLDLSGVPDGLWLAIRQYLTRMGQLDPQVGAGMAVRLADDLVARTGTPPPPGVPAAAYLAAVVHERQSRDAARAFGAGPAPYAAPAPYAAPAAAPQQYGGYVPPLPAAAVPPAAPVAPVAPVAPVAVEKPRGGGFAPPG; via the coding sequence GTGAGCGATCTTGTGACGGGGGACGCGGTCGTCCTGGGGCTGAGACCTGCGAGGGTGCCGAGCCGGGGGCTGGCGTTCGTCCTCGACCTGGTCGTGTACTTCACCGGCTATCAATTGATCAACATCGGTCTGATCTTCGCCGTCGCCTCCCTGGACACGGCGGCCACGGCCGCGGTCCTGGTGGGGGCCTTCCTGCTGTTCATGATCGGTGTGCCGATCGCGGTGGAGACGCTGAGCCACGGGCGTTCGCTCGGGAAGCTCGCGTGCGGTCTGCGCGTGGTGCGCGACGACGGCGGTCCGATCCGCTTCCGGCACGCGCTGGTGCGCGGCGCGATGGGCGCGGTGGAACTGCTGGGCACCTCCGGGATCGTGGCGTGCATCGCCTCGCTGGTGTCGGAGCGGGGGCGGCGGCTCGGGGACGTCTTCGCGGGGACGCTGGTGGTGCGCGAGCGGGTGCCGGGGGCGCGGTTGCAGCCGGTGCCGCCCCCGCCGCCGGGGCTGGCCGGGCGGTTCACCGGGCTGGACCTGTCGGGCGTACCGGACGGGCTGTGGCTGGCGATCCGCCAGTACCTGACCCGGATGGGGCAGCTGGACCCGCAGGTGGGCGCGGGGATGGCGGTGCGGCTGGCCGACGATCTGGTGGCGCGTACGGGGACGCCCCCGCCGCCGGGGGTGCCCGCGGCGGCGTACCTGGCGGCCGTGGTGCACGAGCGGCAGTCGCGCGATGCGGCGCGGGCCTTCGGGGCCGGGCCGGCGCCGTACGCCGCGCCCGCGCCGTACGCCGCTCCGGCGGCCGCGCCGCAGCAGTACGGCGGTTACGTACCCCCGCTGCCAGCGGCAGCCGTGCCGCCTGCGGCTCCGGTGGCTCCTGTGGCTCCTGTGGCTCCTGTGGCTGTGGAGAAGCCGCGGGGCGGCGGGTTCGCGCCGCCCGGGTAG
- a CDS encoding AAA family ATPase has translation MTATPADAYQAAPAHPDADSARASLEALRTEIGKAVVGQDAAVTGLVVALLCRGHVLLEGVPGVAKTLLVRALAASLDIGTKRVQFTPDLMPSDITGSLVYDARTAEFSFQDGPVFTNLLLADEINRTPPKTQASLLEAMEERQVTVDGTPRPLPEPFLVAATQNPVEYEGTYPLPEAQLDRFLLKLTVPLPSRADEINVLARHAAGFDPRDLAAAGVRPVAGPADLEAARRAVAATTVSPEITGYVVDICRATRESPSLTLGVSPRGATALLSTARAWAWLTGRDYVTPDDVKALALPTLRHRVQLRPEAEMEGVTADSVITAILSHVPVPR, from the coding sequence ATGACGGCCACGCCCGCCGACGCCTACCAGGCGGCCCCCGCCCACCCGGACGCGGACAGCGCACGCGCCTCCCTCGAAGCGCTCCGCACCGAGATCGGCAAGGCCGTCGTCGGCCAGGACGCCGCCGTCACCGGCCTCGTCGTCGCCCTGCTGTGCCGCGGCCACGTGCTCCTCGAAGGCGTCCCCGGCGTCGCCAAGACCCTGCTGGTACGCGCCCTGGCCGCCTCCCTCGACATCGGCACCAAGCGCGTCCAGTTCACCCCCGACCTGATGCCGAGCGACATCACCGGCTCCCTCGTCTACGACGCCCGCACCGCCGAGTTCTCCTTCCAGGACGGCCCGGTCTTCACCAATCTCCTCCTCGCGGACGAGATCAACCGGACGCCCCCCAAGACCCAGGCCTCGCTGCTCGAAGCGATGGAGGAGCGCCAGGTCACCGTCGACGGCACCCCGCGCCCGCTCCCCGAGCCCTTCCTCGTCGCCGCCACGCAGAACCCCGTCGAGTACGAGGGCACCTACCCGCTGCCCGAGGCCCAGCTCGACCGCTTCCTCCTCAAGCTCACCGTCCCGCTGCCCTCCCGCGCGGACGAGATCAACGTGCTGGCCCGGCACGCCGCCGGCTTCGACCCGCGCGATCTCGCGGCCGCCGGCGTACGCCCCGTCGCGGGCCCCGCCGACCTCGAAGCCGCCCGCCGCGCCGTCGCCGCCACCACCGTCTCCCCCGAGATCACCGGCTACGTCGTCGACATCTGCCGCGCCACCCGCGAATCGCCCTCGCTCACCCTCGGCGTCTCCCCGCGCGGCGCCACCGCCCTGCTCTCCACCGCCCGCGCCTGGGCCTGGCTGACCGGCCGCGACTACGTCACCCCCGACGACGTCAAGGCCCTCGCCCTGCCCACGCTGCGCCACCGCGTCCAGCTGCGCCCCGAGGCCGAAATGGAAGGCGTCACCGCGGACTCGGTCATCACCGCGATCCTCTCCCACGTCCCCGTCCCGCGCTGA
- a CDS encoding stage II sporulation protein M: MDLDVFVAAHRAEWDRLDVLLRRGRRLTGAEADELVALYQRTSTHLSLVQSSAPDPALIGRLTQLVARARATVTGARRAGWRDAARFFTAGFPAAVYRSRHWWIPTAVLSTALAALIGWWIAVHPEVQASIGAPEHLREMTRPGGQYETYYSSHPAASFAAQVWTNNAQAVAICLVFGAFLGIPVLWILFQNMLNLGVGIGLMSSAGRLDVFIGLILPHGLLELTAVFVAAGTGLRLGWTVIDPGPRTRREALAEQGRAALGMAIGLAAVLFVAGTLEGFVTPSGLPTWARIGIGVVVEALFLTYVYVLGGRAARAGEVGDVEAADQSATLPTAA, encoded by the coding sequence ATGGATCTCGATGTGTTCGTGGCCGCGCACCGCGCGGAATGGGACCGCCTGGACGTGCTCCTGCGCCGCGGCCGCCGCCTCACCGGAGCCGAGGCCGACGAACTCGTCGCGCTCTACCAGCGCACCTCGACCCACCTCTCCCTGGTCCAGTCGAGCGCGCCCGACCCGGCGCTGATCGGCCGGCTGACCCAGCTGGTCGCCCGCGCCCGCGCGACGGTGACCGGCGCCCGCCGGGCCGGCTGGCGCGACGCCGCCCGCTTCTTCACCGCCGGATTCCCCGCCGCGGTCTACCGCAGCCGCCACTGGTGGATACCCACCGCGGTGCTGTCGACGGCCCTGGCCGCGCTCATCGGCTGGTGGATAGCCGTCCACCCCGAGGTCCAGGCCTCGATCGGGGCGCCGGAGCACCTGCGCGAGATGACCCGCCCCGGCGGGCAGTACGAGACGTACTACTCCAGCCACCCGGCGGCCTCGTTCGCCGCCCAGGTCTGGACGAACAACGCGCAGGCCGTCGCGATCTGCCTGGTCTTCGGCGCCTTCCTCGGCATCCCGGTGCTGTGGATCCTCTTCCAGAACATGCTGAACCTCGGGGTCGGCATCGGCCTGATGTCCTCGGCCGGCCGTCTCGACGTCTTCATCGGCCTGATCCTCCCGCACGGCCTGCTCGAACTGACGGCGGTGTTCGTCGCCGCCGGTACGGGCCTGCGCCTCGGCTGGACGGTCATCGACCCGGGCCCCCGCACCCGCCGCGAAGCCCTCGCCGAACAGGGCCGCGCGGCCCTCGGCATGGCGATCGGCCTGGCGGCGGTCCTGTTCGTCGCGGGCACGCTGGAAGGCTTCGTCACCCCCTCCGGCCTGCCCACCTGGGCCCGCATCGGCATCGGCGTCGTGGTGGAGGCCCTGTTCCTGACGTACGTGTACGTCCTCGGCGGCCGCGCCGCCCGCGCGGGCGAGGTCGGCGACGTCGAAGCGGCCGACCAGAGCGCGACGCTCCCGACCGCGGCCTGA